A part of Balneola sp. genomic DNA contains:
- a CDS encoding TRAP transporter small permease, with product MSVLVIDVCWQVFSRYVLQDPSSFTDELARYLLIWLSLLGAAYVTGKDEHIAIDLLSKKMNATANVVLKNSLVLFFSLSVLVFGGIYLVTTMLALEQLSATLQIPMGYIYLVIPLSGFIMCYYSVANLISFFKEGRD from the coding sequence ATGTCTGTATTGGTCATAGATGTTTGTTGGCAGGTATTTTCAAGATATGTACTTCAGGATCCCAGTTCATTCACCGATGAATTGGCAAGATATTTACTTATTTGGTTGTCCTTGTTGGGGGCGGCCTATGTAACCGGTAAGGATGAGCACATAGCCATTGACCTGCTTTCAAAGAAGATGAATGCTACAGCTAATGTTGTTCTAAAAAATAGCCTGGTTTTATTTTTTTCTCTTAGTGTGTTGGTATTTGGCGGGATTTACCTGGTTACTACAATGCTGGCGCTAGAGCAGCTCTCCGCTACCTTACAAATTCCAATGGGGTATATATACCTTGTAATTCCTCTCAGCGGTTTTATTATGTGCTACTATTCGGTGGCGAATTTAATCTCATTCTTTAAAGAAGGGAGAGATTGA
- a CDS encoding T9SS C-terminal target domain-containing protein has translation MKETENRPLVVIEPHRKVHSLYTWLSKVTGLEACWIEGADDQHRPLWGFIKRIATHKFVVVSRRLALASLLLSPLLVSSQASAQTSVDLSDLDGTTGTTFNGVDFYDYAGRSIATGDINGDGISDLIICAAFADPNDYSNAGETYVVFGQTSAFTSLVGLSSLDGSNGFTLNGIDANDQSGKAVASGDINGDGIDDVIIAAPYADPNGNSSGETYVVFGQSSFSGSSLIELSTLDGSNGFTLNGIDEGDESGKAVAIGDINGDGIKDMIIGAHQADPPNGTSSGETYVVFGQTSFDSSIDLSSLDGSNGFTLNGIDAGDDAGIGVASADINGDGIGDVIIGAVFADPNGNSRAGETYVVFGQSTTFSSSFELSSLDGSTGFTLNGIDANDQSGKAVASGDINGDGIDDVIIGVDRADPNGTSSGETYVVFGQTSFDASIDLSSLDGSNGFTLNGVGAGDQSGFAVASGDVNGDRINDVIIGAPIANNTAGVNLSGMTYVVFGDTTTFDASIDLSSLDGDTGFALDGTYTSGYGSLAGYSLTSGDINGDGVDDMIIGATGFANYSSYGKTHVFFNSISEAVTGDEGFRTLAAPSNGTVFDELLGGFWTQGFTGSDGPSGDDNVWVWDESAQDWTGLSDQTTDSLSAGNGFLLYLFSDDDFDGSAEGFPKYIAANQYGGDGSVNSGSVTPVSDLADSDFFFAGNPYFYPIDWDLLTKSGLSETVYIYDDANSTWQTWNGSTGNITDGEIGAFQGFFIQGSGGSGSLTIEEADTVLTTVSVLKSVDTEPKALKIHAEAGSFSADAWLSFQEGGEVTRDAFDGLALTPLASSYLKLATLSSNNEELQINALPIDYQQELRIPLDLSGVGTTSSAEVTFEGLELFEDWTITLVDLETEDVVEVPHEEPLTLEIRSIQAKETGTMPATLAAPKAKADGHRFELVLTPVVGVNTQPDPSLPEQITLAQNYPNPFNPGTRILFEVPRAGRVSLEVFNLVGQKVAELVNEQKPAGRYEVNFDASSLSSGIYVYRLTTGGQQLTRKMTLIK, from the coding sequence ATGAAAGAGACAGAGAACCGTCCATTAGTTGTTATTGAACCCCACCGAAAAGTACACTCCTTATATACATGGCTTTCAAAGGTAACCGGCCTGGAAGCATGCTGGATAGAAGGAGCAGACGACCAACACCGCCCGCTTTGGGGCTTCATCAAGCGAATCGCCACACATAAATTTGTAGTAGTTAGCCGAAGGCTAGCTCTTGCTTCGCTACTGCTCTCCCCGCTGCTAGTATCCTCTCAGGCTTCGGCGCAAACATCCGTAGATCTTTCTGATTTAGATGGAACTACCGGCACCACATTTAATGGGGTAGACTTTTACGATTATGCCGGTAGATCCATAGCAACCGGTGATATCAACGGAGATGGAATATCCGATCTTATTATCTGCGCAGCCTTTGCGGATCCGAATGACTACAGCAATGCAGGAGAAACTTATGTGGTCTTTGGTCAAACTTCCGCCTTTACTTCTTTGGTAGGGCTAAGCTCCTTAGATGGTAGTAATGGCTTTACCCTGAATGGCATTGATGCAAACGATCAAAGCGGTAAAGCGGTAGCTTCGGGTGATATCAACGGAGATGGCATTGACGACGTGATTATCGCCGCACCCTATGCGGATCCGAATGGTAACAGTTCCGGGGAAACTTATGTGGTATTTGGACAGAGTAGCTTTAGCGGATCTTCGTTGATCGAGCTAAGCACCTTAGATGGCAGTAATGGCTTTACCCTGAATGGGATAGATGAAGGCGATGAAAGCGGTAAAGCGGTAGCTATCGGCGATATCAATGGAGATGGCATTAAAGATATGATTATCGGCGCACACCAGGCAGACCCACCAAATGGGACTAGTTCCGGGGAAACCTACGTGGTCTTCGGGCAAACCTCCTTTGATTCTTCCATCGATTTATCCTCCCTGGATGGCAGTAATGGTTTTACCCTGAATGGGATAGATGCAGGCGATGACGCAGGTATTGGCGTTGCTTCCGCTGATATTAATGGCGATGGCATTGGCGATGTGATTATCGGCGCAGTCTTTGCGGATCCGAATGGTAACAGCAGGGCAGGGGAAACCTACGTAGTATTTGGCCAGTCCACGACCTTTAGCTCTTCTTTCGAACTAAGCTCCTTAGATGGCAGTACTGGCTTTACCCTGAATGGCATTGATGCAAACGATCAAAGCGGTAAAGCGGTAGCTTCGGGTGATATCAACGGAGATGGCATTGACGACGTGATTATTGGCGTAGATAGAGCAGACCCTAACGGGACTAGTTCCGGGGAAACCTATGTGGTCTTCGGGCAAACCTCCTTTGATGCCTCCATCGACTTATCCTCTCTGGATGGCAGTAACGGATTTACCCTGAATGGGGTAGGCGCAGGCGATCAAAGTGGGTTCGCTGTGGCCTCCGGTGATGTGAACGGAGATAGGATTAATGATGTAATTATTGGCGCACCAATTGCAAATAACACTGCCGGAGTTAATCTTTCAGGGATGACTTACGTGGTATTTGGGGACACGACTACCTTTGATGCCTCCATCGACTTATCCTCCTTAGATGGAGACACTGGCTTTGCCTTAGATGGAACATATACTTCCGGTTACGGCAGCCTTGCCGGGTACTCTCTAACTTCCGGAGATATCAATGGAGATGGCGTTGACGATATGATTATCGGAGCGACCGGTTTTGCTAATTATTCAAGTTACGGTAAGACCCATGTATTTTTCAATAGCATTTCCGAGGCCGTCACCGGGGACGAGGGCTTCCGGACCCTGGCCGCGCCTAGCAATGGCACCGTGTTTGATGAACTCCTGGGAGGCTTCTGGACCCAGGGCTTTACCGGCTCTGATGGCCCCTCAGGCGATGATAATGTATGGGTCTGGGACGAAAGCGCCCAGGACTGGACGGGCTTGAGCGACCAAACAACAGATAGTCTATCCGCGGGCAATGGGTTCCTGCTCTACCTGTTTAGTGACGATGATTTTGATGGCTCTGCGGAAGGTTTCCCGAAATACATTGCCGCCAATCAGTATGGCGGGGACGGGAGCGTCAACTCCGGCAGTGTGACCCCGGTTAGCGATCTCGCGGACTCCGACTTCTTTTTTGCGGGGAACCCTTACTTTTATCCCATTGACTGGGACCTGCTTACCAAGAGCGGGCTCTCCGAAACCGTGTATATCTACGATGATGCCAACTCCACCTGGCAGACCTGGAACGGCTCAACAGGAAATATTACCGATGGGGAAATAGGTGCCTTCCAGGGCTTCTTTATCCAGGGCTCCGGGGGCAGTGGCTCGCTGACCATCGAGGAAGCAGATACTGTGCTTACCACGGTGAGTGTACTGAAGAGCGTGGACACCGAGCCTAAGGCCTTAAAAATCCACGCGGAAGCAGGTAGCTTTTCTGCCGACGCCTGGCTTTCCTTCCAGGAAGGAGGGGAAGTAACCCGGGATGCCTTCGACGGGCTTGCCCTCACACCACTGGCTTCCAGTTATCTAAAATTGGCTACACTCTCCAGTAATAATGAGGAGCTGCAGATCAACGCCCTGCCGATAGACTATCAGCAAGAACTTCGTATACCGCTGGATTTGTCCGGGGTAGGTACTACTTCTTCAGCCGAAGTCACCTTCGAAGGACTCGAACTGTTCGAAGACTGGACGATCACCCTCGTAGACCTGGAGACAGAAGATGTCGTTGAGGTACCCCACGAGGAACCCCTCACCCTTGAAATCCGAAGCATTCAAGCGAAAGAAACAGGCACCATGCCTGCTACCCTGGCTGCCCCTAAAGCAAAGGCTGACGGGCACCGCTTTGAACTTGTCCTTACTCCGGTAGTTGGAGTAAACACACAACCCGACCCAAGCCTGCCGGAGCAAATTACCCTTGCGCAGAACTATCCGAACCCCTTCAACCCTGGTACGAGGATTCTGTTTGAGGTGCCCCGTGCAGGCCGGGTTTCCCTGGAGGTCTTTAACCTGGTGGGGCAAAAGGTAGCCGAACTGGTGAATGAACAAAAGCCCGCAGGGCGCTATGAAGTGAACTTCGATGCATCCTCACTTTCCAGCGGGATATATGTATACCGGCTAACTACCGGAGGACAACAATTAACCCGAAAGATGACGCTTATTAAATAA
- a CDS encoding TRAP transporter large permease subunit, producing MEVLILVLSFLILLALGIPIAYSIGLASIFTLLLSMEPMIAFATIAQRMATGLDSFSLLAIPFFILAGQLMNRGGIATRLIDFARSLVGVLPGGLIYVNIVACMLFGAISGSAAAAASAIGSFMIPKMENEGYPKPFSAAVNIASSTTGLVIPPSNVLIIYSLASGGVSITALFVAGYIPGLLMGLALVGVGYVYALKKGLPREKTSSLIDIVKSFTNAIPSLFLLVLVMGGIIGGIFTATEASAIAVVYALLLSMVFYKELKIADLHNVILETVRISSIVLILVSTSIAMSWVLSFENIPQDLSSFLLTISENKILILLIINLMLLFVGVFMDITPAVLIFTPIFLPVVTDLGVDPIHFGIIMVMNLCIGLCTPPVGSILFVGISVAKVKIEEVIKPLVPLFIVLLVVLLIITFVPQLSLFLPNLLN from the coding sequence ATGGAGGTGCTTATACTCGTTCTTAGCTTTTTAATCCTGCTGGCACTTGGAATTCCCATCGCTTATAGCATCGGTTTAGCCAGCATATTCACGTTGCTCCTGAGTATGGAGCCTATGATAGCATTTGCTACAATCGCACAACGAATGGCTACGGGCTTAGATAGTTTTTCATTATTGGCTATTCCATTTTTTATCCTGGCAGGTCAATTGATGAATAGGGGAGGTATAGCTACGAGGCTCATTGATTTTGCACGATCTCTTGTTGGAGTACTTCCCGGAGGATTGATCTATGTGAACATAGTGGCCTGCATGTTGTTTGGAGCAATTTCGGGAAGTGCTGCTGCTGCTGCTTCCGCCATTGGTAGTTTTATGATTCCTAAAATGGAAAATGAAGGTTATCCTAAACCCTTTAGTGCTGCGGTAAATATTGCTTCCAGTACTACCGGGTTAGTAATACCTCCAAGTAATGTGTTAATCATTTATAGTCTGGCAAGTGGAGGAGTTTCCATAACCGCCCTTTTTGTGGCAGGATATATACCAGGCTTACTGATGGGATTAGCTTTGGTCGGTGTCGGATATGTGTATGCATTAAAAAAAGGATTACCTAGAGAAAAAACTTCTTCTTTGATAGACATCGTAAAGAGCTTTACTAATGCTATTCCGAGTTTATTCTTATTAGTGTTGGTGATGGGAGGAATTATTGGCGGGATTTTTACAGCAACTGAAGCTTCTGCTATTGCAGTTGTATATGCCCTGTTGTTGTCGATGGTTTTTTATAAAGAGCTTAAGATAGCCGATCTCCATAATGTGATTCTTGAAACGGTTAGAATATCATCTATTGTCCTGATTCTAGTAAGTACATCTATTGCCATGAGCTGGGTACTCTCGTTCGAGAACATTCCTCAGGATTTGAGTTCATTTCTACTCACAATCAGTGAGAACAAAATTCTCATCCTGCTCATCATCAATTTGATGCTACTCTTTGTTGGAGTGTTTATGGATATCACTCCTGCTGTACTGATCTTCACCCCAATATTTCTTCCTGTAGTGACTGACCTTGGTGTTGACCCAATTCATTTTGGGATCATAATGGTTATGAACTTATGTATCGGTTTATGTACCCCCCCGGTTGGCTCCATTCTTTTTGTAGGTATTTCAGTAGCAAAAGTTAAAATAGAAGAAGTGATCAAGCCGTTAGTACCGCTGTTTATTGTATTATTGGTTGTGCTTTTGATTATAACATTTGTTCCACAACTGAGTTTATTTTTACCAAATCTCCTTAATTGA
- a CDS encoding carboxypeptidase-like regulatory domain-containing protein: protein MKKFLWVILLVTQGTSLYAQQLISGKVVDAETNEPLPAAHVIIKGTYQGTIANADGEYSLRIDTFPATIVVRFLGYESQEQIISSADESPLDFYMKEAFLELDEITVTGEDPAISIMKEVIRRKQIWRANLSTYQVDAYTRQQILKDTSIVSITESISEAFWDKERGTREILKSKRQTANIEGADNFAGVSYLPNFYDDNLEIVEFDVVGVTHPDALKFYDFELVDFTKIDDDIVFEINVTSKRKLQPLFEGTIFVLDHEYALIAVRLKPNSVIVFPPPIRNFDLYYEQQFSDFGGDFWLPVDFRMEGSIKIGVPGLQFPPIGFKQISKLNDYKVNSALPDSIFEQFNFMRVDSSTIGKSDSLFVNTVDVVPLSAKEEYAYATVKCNTSLEEEFRPKGFLVRFMDLDDGDDEGQRGNCTEAEIAADSTLATSSSTRTRRVRKEPGPVKKFMNDLAVDARFNRVDAVYAGLKHEKRFANRRIETTTKLGFSTGYEELNHGIDVSWWPLKKTRRFAVEAGYEFTTDTRYQSDLYGMVFTSGMSLFGYEDYFDYYRREGIYVGARFRPRRSFGTRYFFKYRLEDHQSIDFKTSYDIIGSSTIQRLNPPINEGTLSSIELRMERGEGKEALGVIGADNVMLSVEQSLKAMGSDWDFTRFKIDVYRRYSTFYKRRFIPNSLDLRLNAGTYLGDLPVQRNGAVDAALGYFTPFGAFKSKRYIPFEGASYATLHAEHNFRSIPFEALGWRKSAKSGISLIAFGGIGRTWIPNEQEQFFNANLGYLPTSTNEWHGEVGFSISNIFSLFRVDLAYRVDKPGLYPGISFARLF, encoded by the coding sequence ATGAAAAAATTTCTTTGGGTTATTCTCCTTGTTACGCAGGGTACATCACTATATGCTCAACAACTGATCTCGGGGAAGGTTGTTGATGCCGAAACTAACGAGCCCCTCCCTGCGGCTCATGTCATTATTAAAGGAACCTATCAAGGAACCATTGCCAATGCTGATGGTGAGTACAGTTTAAGAATAGACACCTTTCCTGCAACTATTGTGGTACGTTTTTTAGGATATGAAAGCCAGGAGCAGATTATATCATCAGCCGATGAAAGCCCACTCGATTTTTATATGAAAGAGGCCTTCCTGGAACTTGATGAAATAACAGTAACGGGTGAAGATCCGGCAATTTCTATCATGAAAGAGGTGATTCGAAGGAAACAAATCTGGCGAGCCAATCTTAGCACTTATCAGGTAGATGCCTATACCCGACAACAGATTTTGAAGGACACGAGCATCGTTTCTATTACAGAAAGTATTTCCGAAGCATTTTGGGATAAAGAGAGAGGAACCCGGGAAATTCTTAAATCAAAACGGCAGACTGCAAATATTGAAGGTGCTGATAATTTTGCCGGGGTAAGTTATTTACCCAATTTTTATGACGATAACCTAGAGATCGTTGAATTCGATGTAGTAGGGGTGACTCATCCTGATGCCCTAAAGTTCTATGACTTTGAGTTGGTAGATTTCACTAAAATAGATGATGATATAGTTTTTGAAATCAACGTGACTTCAAAAAGAAAACTCCAACCCCTTTTTGAAGGAACCATCTTTGTATTAGATCACGAGTATGCACTTATAGCTGTTCGCTTAAAACCAAACTCGGTCATTGTATTTCCTCCTCCCATCAGGAACTTTGATCTCTATTATGAGCAACAATTCAGTGATTTTGGAGGAGATTTTTGGCTCCCGGTAGATTTCAGAATGGAAGGCTCCATAAAAATCGGAGTGCCAGGACTTCAATTTCCCCCAATTGGCTTCAAGCAGATTTCAAAATTAAACGACTATAAAGTAAATAGCGCACTTCCGGATTCCATTTTTGAGCAGTTCAATTTTATGAGAGTAGATTCTTCTACGATTGGTAAATCCGATTCTTTATTCGTGAATACCGTAGATGTGGTTCCTTTATCTGCAAAAGAAGAATACGCTTATGCCACAGTTAAATGTAATACCAGCTTAGAAGAAGAATTTCGTCCCAAAGGCTTTTTGGTTAGGTTCATGGATCTTGATGATGGGGACGATGAAGGGCAGAGAGGAAATTGTACAGAAGCTGAGATCGCGGCTGATTCAACACTGGCAACAAGTTCGTCAACAAGAACAAGGCGTGTTCGAAAAGAACCCGGTCCGGTTAAAAAATTTATGAATGATCTTGCAGTAGATGCCCGATTCAATCGGGTAGATGCGGTATACGCGGGGCTTAAACATGAGAAACGCTTCGCAAATCGGAGAATAGAGACCACAACCAAATTGGGCTTTAGTACTGGATACGAGGAACTTAACCATGGAATAGATGTCTCCTGGTGGCCACTTAAAAAAACAAGGCGATTTGCGGTTGAAGCTGGATATGAATTTACTACTGACACCAGGTATCAATCAGATTTGTATGGAATGGTTTTCACTAGTGGGATGTCGTTATTTGGGTATGAAGATTACTTTGATTATTACCGAAGAGAAGGGATTTATGTAGGAGCCAGGTTTAGACCAAGGAGATCATTTGGAACCCGCTATTTTTTCAAATATAGACTTGAGGATCATCAATCGATTGATTTCAAAACCAGTTATGACATCATTGGTAGTTCAACGATTCAGCGACTAAACCCACCGATTAATGAAGGAACTTTAAGTTCTATTGAACTAAGAATGGAAAGAGGGGAAGGCAAAGAAGCTCTGGGGGTAATTGGTGCTGACAACGTAATGTTGAGTGTAGAGCAATCTCTAAAAGCGATGGGAAGTGACTGGGATTTTACCCGTTTTAAGATCGATGTGTATCGCAGATATAGCACATTTTATAAAAGAAGGTTCATACCGAATTCACTTGATCTAAGACTTAATGCCGGAACCTATCTAGGAGATTTACCGGTACAAAGAAATGGAGCTGTCGATGCTGCGTTAGGTTATTTTACCCCATTTGGCGCATTTAAATCTAAAAGATATATCCCATTTGAAGGAGCTAGCTATGCAACTCTTCACGCAGAGCATAACTTTAGATCCATTCCTTTTGAAGCTTTGGGATGGAGAAAGTCAGCTAAATCAGGGATAAGCCTAATTGCTTTTGGAGGGATAGGTAGAACATGGATCCCAAATGAGCAGGAGCAATTCTTTAATGCAAACCTGGGCTATTTACCGACTTCAACTAATGAATGGCATGGTGAGGTAGGTTTTTCTATAAGTAATATCTTTAGCTTATTCAGGGTAGATTTAGCGTACCGGGTGGATAAGCCGGGATTATATCCTGGTATTTCCTTTGCCCGATTGTTTTAA